CCACCAGCGCGAACAGCTGGCCGACGGAGAGCAGGAAGTCCAGGTCGCGGCTCTGCTCCTCGTCGGGGGCGACGGTGGCGACGAACGCGCAGAGGGCGTCGGCCTGTTCGCGGAAGCGGGCGACGTTCGGGGTGTCCGCGTAGGCGTCGTAGGCGGTGCGCCAGTCGTGGAAGCGGACGGAGCCGAGGCCCCGGGCCGGTCCCTGCCGGAAGAGGAAGGCGTCGTCGGCCGCGTCGAGGCGGGTCGGCACGGCGGGGTAGTCGACCGGTTCCAGCAGGTGGTTGCGCATGAACTTGAGGATCAGCGCGAGGTTGACGTGGACGGTGCCTTCGAGCTTGGGCAGGCTCCGGATCTCGACGGCCGCCTCGGCGAAGTAGGTGTCCTTCTCGAAGCCCTTGGCCGCGATGACGTCCCACATCAGGTCGATGACCTTCTCGCCCTCCGTGGTCACCTTCATCTTCGTCATCGGGTTGAAGAGCAGGTACCGGCGGTCGTCGGGGCCGGCCGAGCGGAAGTAGTCGACGGCGCGGTCGCTGAACAGCTTCATGCCGACGAGGCGGACGTAGGCGTCGGCCAGTTCACGGCGCACGTGCGGGAAGGCGGTGACGGGGCGGCCGTAGAGGATGCGGTTCTGGGCGTGGGTGACGGCCTCGTACATCGCGTGTTCGCAGATGCCGATCGAGGCGGTGCAGAGGTTGAACTTGCCGACGTTGACGGTGTTGAGGGCGGCGTCGAAGGCGGCGCGGCCGGTGTGCAGGACGTCGTCCGGGGACACCGGGTAGTCGACGAGGCGGAACTCGCTGACGTACTTGGAGGAGTCGACGACGTTCTGCACCAGCTGGTACGCCGGGTGGCGGCTGTCCGCGGCGAAGAACACGTACCCGTCCGGGCCCTCGACGTCGGCGCGCCGGCCGAAGACGGAGACGAGTCCGGCGGCGTTGCCGTTGCCGATGTAGTACTTGGACCCGCCGGCCAGGAACCCGCCGTTGCCGTCGGGCTCCAGCAGCATGTCGGTGGAGTAGATGTCGGCGCCGTGGGTCCGCTCGGACAGGCCGAAGGCGAACACCTCGCCCTGCGCGAGGAGTTCGGCCGCGCGGTCGCGGGCGGCGGCGTTGTCGCTCTGCCAGACCGGGCCGAGGCCGAGGATGGTGACCTGCCACGCGTACCAGTAGTCGAGGCCGTAGAACCCGAGGATCTCGTTCAGGGCGGCGATCCGCGCGGTGTCCCACCGCCGGTCCTGCTCCCCCGGTTCTCCCTGGCCCTGCGGCCCGGCGGAGGCGGCGGCCGGGGTGAGGAAGGTGGCGAAGAGCCCTTCCTTGGCCGAGAAGGCGAGGAACTCCCCCAGCCAGGCCCGCGACCGGTAGTCCTCGATCAGCTTGCGCTTGCCGCGCGCCTCGAACCAGTCGACGGTGGCGCGCAGCAGCCTGCGGGTCTCGGGGTCGAAGTGCGCGGGATCGTAGGTGCGCGGGTTGAACAGCAGTGAGTCGGCCATGAGTTCACCTTCGGAGGAGGGTTCGGGAGGGCGGGAGGGCGGGCAGGGGTTCAGGCTGAGGGGGGTGTCGTGGAGAGGCGGTGGAGCGTGGCGAGGACGTCGTCCAGCCAGGCGAGCGTCATCCGCTCGTAGGCGATGCCGCCGCGCAGCACGACGTGCTGGAGCTCCTGCCCGGTGTCGAGCGGGGCGGGGGCCTCGGGTCCGGTGAAGTCGCGCAGCTCCCCGGCGAGGTAGTGCGCGAGCCGCTCGCCGTGCACCTGGTGGTGCCGTTCGACCTCGCGGATCAGCGCGGCCGGGTCGTCGAAGGCCGCGCCCCGGATCTTCACGGCGAGGTCGTGGCGCAGGCTCTCGGGTTCGATCGGCTGGTGCAGCCACTGGGAGAGGAGCGCGCGGCCGGGGGCGGCGACGGAGTACTCCTTCTTGTCCGGCCGGGCCTGCTGCGGCACCTCGCGGACGGTGAGCAGTCCGGCCTGCTCCATGCGCCCCACGACCCGGTAGATCTGCTGGTGGGTGGCGGTCCAGAAGTAGCCGATGGACCGGTCGAAGCGCCGGGCGAGGTCGTAGCCGGAGCCCGGCATCTCCAGCAGGGAGACGAGGATCGCGTGATCGAGAGCCATACCCCGATCCTTCTATGCACCTCGTTGCATAGACAAGGGCCGACGCCCCGGTGAGACACGGCTCACCCGGGGCGTCGGCCCGGTTCCCGTTGGTCTCACACCGCCGCGGCGGCCGGGCCGTCGGCGGGCGCGCGGCGGGTGACGGCGCTCAGCCGGGCCATCAGTTCGTCCATGCTGAAGGGCTTGGTGACGTAGTCGTCGGCGCCCGCGTCGAGCGCCTGGATCTTCTCGTGCGAACCGTGGCGGGCGGAGACCACCAGGATCGGCACCTTCGACCACAGGCGCAGCCGCTTGATCACCTCGACCCCGTCCATGTCGGGCAGCCCGAGGTCGAGCACGACCGCGTCCGGGCGGCGGGCCGCCACGGAGTCCAGGGCGGTGGTCCCGTCCCCCGCGCAGTCGACGTCGTAGTTCCGCGCCTTCAGATTGATGACCATCAGCCGCACGAGCCGCGGTTCGTCATCCACCACCAGCACCCGGGGCATCGGCGTGCCGCCTTCCTGTCGTCATGGCCGGGAGCCCTGATGGGGTCCCCGCCTACGACGGTGCCCCGCGGAAGGAGCCGGTAGCGGCAGGCGCGGCAGGCCTTGACGACGTCCTTACGGCGGCGCGCCCGGCCTTGACGCGCTCGCTACGGCCTACTCCCAGTCGTCCCACGGCGGGTCCATCTCGTCCAGGTCGAAGGGCGGTTCGTCGGCGTCGGACGCCATGGGCCGCGCTTCGGCCGCCGCGCGCCCGGGCCGGGACGGTGCGGCGGAGGGCGGTGCGGCAGGGGCCGGGACGGCGGGAGCGGCAGGAGCAGCGGGGGCGATGGAGCCCGCCCCGGCCGTCCCCGGCGCGGCGCACTCCGCCAGGGTGGCGAGGACGCCCTCGGCGTACTTGGTCAGCTTGGCCTCACCGATGCCGCCGATGGTGCCCAGCTCCTCCGCCGAGGCCGGCAGCCGGGTCGCGATCTCGCGCAGCGTGGCGTCGTGGAAGACGACGTACGCCGGTACGCCCTGCTCCTTGGCCGTCGCGGCCCGCCAGGTGCGCAGGGCCAGGAAGACCGGTTCGGCCGCGGCGGGCAGGTCGACCGGGACGCGCGCGCCCTTCCCGGAGCGCGATCCGGACTCCTTGCGGGCCGCCGCGGCGACCGCCTTCTCCTTCCGCATCAGGACGCTGCGGCGCCCTCCCAGCACCTCACCGCTGCCTTCCGAGAGCACGAGCGTGCCGTACTCGCCCTCCACCGACAGCAGCCGCAGCGCCAGCAGCTGGCGCACGACCCCGCGCCACTCGGCGGTGCTCAGGTCCACCCCGATGCCGAACACCGAGAGCGCGTCGTGGTCGAACTGGATGACCTTGGCCGTCTTCTTGCCCTGCAGGATGTCGATGATCTGACCGGCGCCGAACTTCTGCCGCCGTTCGTTCGCCAGCCGCCACACGGTGGACAGCAGCTTCTGCGCCGCGACCGTGCCGTCCCAGGACTCGGCGGGCGTCAGGCACGTATCGCAGTTGCCGCAGGGCTCGCCCGACTGCCCGAAGTACTCCAGCAGCCGGGTCCGGCGGCAGTCGACCGTCTCGCACAGCGCCAGCATGGCGTCCAGGTGCATGCCCAGGGAGCGGCGGCGCGCCTCGTCGCCCTCGGAGCCTTCGATGAGCTTGCGCTGCTGCACCACGTCCTGCAGGCCGTACGCCAGCCAGGCCGTGGCGGGCTCGCCGTCGCGGCCGGCGCGGCCGGTCTCCTGGTAGTAGCCCTCGACGGACTTCGGCAGGTCGAGGTGGGCCACGAACCGTACGTCCGGCTTGTCGATGCCCATGCCGAAGGCGATCGTGGCCACCACCACGATCCCGTCCTCCCGCAGGAAGCGCGACTGGTTCGCCGCCCGCGCCCGGGCGTCCATGCCCGCGTGGTAGGCCACGGCGTCGATGCCCTGCTCCACGAGGAACGCGGCGGTCTTCTCCACCGAGGACCGCGAGAGGCAGTAGACGACTCCGGCGTCCCCGTCGTGCTCGGTGCGGATCAGCTCCAGCAGCTGCTTGAGCGGGTTGTTCTTCGGGGCGATGCGGTACTGGATGTTCGGCCGGTCGAAGCTGGCGACGAAGTGCCGGGCGTCTTCCAGACCGAGCCGGGTCACGATCTCGGCGTGCGTGGCCGCGGTGGCCGTCGCGGTCAGGGCGATCCGCGGGACCTTCGGCCAGCGCTCGTGCAGCATCGACAGGGCGAGGTAGTCGGGCCGGAAGTCGTGACCCCACTGGGCGACGCAGTGTGCCTCGTCGATCGCGAAGAGCGAGACCTTGCCGCGGTCGAGCAGCCGCTGCGCGCTCTCGGTGCGCAGCCGCTCGGGGGCCAGGTAGAGCAGGTCCAGCTCGTCGGCGAGGAAGGCCCGCTCGACGGCCAGCCGCTCCTCGAAGTCCTGTGTGGAATTGAGGAATCCGGCCCGCACCCCGAGCGCGGTGAGCGCGTTCACCTGGTCCTGCATCAGCGCGATGAGCGGCGAGATCACGACGCCCGTGCCTTCTCTGACGAGCGCCGGGATCTGGTAGCAGAGCGACTTGCCGCCGCCGGTCGGCATCAGGACGAGGGCGTCACCGCCGCCGACGACCTGCTCGATGATCTCCTGCTGCTCACCGCGGAAGGAGCTGTATCCGAAGACGCGGTGCAGTACCTGCAGGGCATCGGAGAGGTCGGGGGAAGCGTCCGGAAGGGCCATCCGTGAAGCCTAGCCGCACCTGCCGACACCCGGCTCCGCCCGCCGGAACCTGTGGACAACTCCGGGCGCGCGGACGATCCCGCTTCTTTTTGACGCGGACACGGCGACACTGGGGTGAGAGCGAGGAACCGAGGGGGGATCACATGGAAACGGGTGACCTGGCGGCACTGGCGGCCCGGATCGTCGCGGGCATGGCGACCGGCGTGGGGCAGGCCGTCACCGAGGCGGTGTCCGCTCTCGTACGGGCCCGGCTCGGCGGGTCGGAGCACGGCGCGCGGGCGCTGGCCGACAACGACGTCGCCGCGCTGAGTTCGGCCATCGAAACGGAGCTGGCCGCGGATCCGGCCTTCGAGGGGCGCCTGAACACCGCGCTGACGGTGACGCACACACAGAACACCGGTGGAGTGAACGTCACGGGGAGCACGCTCAAGCGCAGCCAGATCGCGCTCGGCCCGCTGAGCAT
This is a stretch of genomic DNA from Streptomyces sp. NBC_00536. It encodes these proteins:
- a CDS encoding acyl-CoA dehydrogenase family protein: MADSLLFNPRTYDPAHFDPETRRLLRATVDWFEARGKRKLIEDYRSRAWLGEFLAFSAKEGLFATFLTPAAASAGPQGQGEPGEQDRRWDTARIAALNEILGFYGLDYWYAWQVTILGLGPVWQSDNAAARDRAAELLAQGEVFAFGLSERTHGADIYSTDMLLEPDGNGGFLAGGSKYYIGNGNAAGLVSVFGRRADVEGPDGYVFFAADSRHPAYQLVQNVVDSSKYVSEFRLVDYPVSPDDVLHTGRAAFDAALNTVNVGKFNLCTASIGICEHAMYEAVTHAQNRILYGRPVTAFPHVRRELADAYVRLVGMKLFSDRAVDYFRSAGPDDRRYLLFNPMTKMKVTTEGEKVIDLMWDVIAAKGFEKDTYFAEAAVEIRSLPKLEGTVHVNLALILKFMRNHLLEPVDYPAVPTRLDAADDAFLFRQGPARGLGSVRFHDWRTAYDAYADTPNVARFREQADALCAFVATVAPDEEQSRDLDFLLSVGQLFALVVYGQLILEQARLTDLDASVLDELFSVLVRDFSGHAVELHGKDSATEAQQAWALGAVRRPVVDEDRAARVWARVEALSGTYEMTP
- a CDS encoding PadR family transcriptional regulator, producing the protein MALDHAILVSLLEMPGSGYDLARRFDRSIGYFWTATHQQIYRVVGRMEQAGLLTVREVPQQARPDKKEYSVAAPGRALLSQWLHQPIEPESLRHDLAVKIRGAAFDDPAALIREVERHHQVHGERLAHYLAGELRDFTGPEAPAPLDTGQELQHVVLRGGIAYERMTLAWLDDVLATLHRLSTTPPSA
- the recQ gene encoding DNA helicase RecQ yields the protein MALPDASPDLSDALQVLHRVFGYSSFRGEQQEIIEQVVGGGDALVLMPTGGGKSLCYQIPALVREGTGVVISPLIALMQDQVNALTALGVRAGFLNSTQDFEERLAVERAFLADELDLLYLAPERLRTESAQRLLDRGKVSLFAIDEAHCVAQWGHDFRPDYLALSMLHERWPKVPRIALTATATAATHAEIVTRLGLEDARHFVASFDRPNIQYRIAPKNNPLKQLLELIRTEHDGDAGVVYCLSRSSVEKTAAFLVEQGIDAVAYHAGMDARARAANQSRFLREDGIVVVATIAFGMGIDKPDVRFVAHLDLPKSVEGYYQETGRAGRDGEPATAWLAYGLQDVVQQRKLIEGSEGDEARRRSLGMHLDAMLALCETVDCRRTRLLEYFGQSGEPCGNCDTCLTPAESWDGTVAAQKLLSTVWRLANERRQKFGAGQIIDILQGKKTAKVIQFDHDALSVFGIGVDLSTAEWRGVVRQLLALRLLSVEGEYGTLVLSEGSGEVLGGRRSVLMRKEKAVAAAARKESGSRSGKGARVPVDLPAAAEPVFLALRTWRAATAKEQGVPAYVVFHDATLREIATRLPASAEELGTIGGIGEAKLTKYAEGVLATLAECAAPGTAGAGSIAPAAPAAPAVPAPAAPPSAAPSRPGRAAAEARPMASDADEPPFDLDEMDPPWDDWE